A window from Pseudomonas alloputida encodes these proteins:
- a CDS encoding Csu type fimbrial protein, producing MRGWLAGGLTGVSVLLAAPLGAVTTSTFTVTAQVVAGCLVVGGVTSYGTLDYGSQSALSTGLLSTSLGGSTVTFQCTPGVAMSMSLDGGQNSASGTRNLKRTSGTQVLAYQLYRDAAYSQALGIGQSVAVSYSDPTAIKLPVYGRVQLTGTQPAGTYTDVVQVTVTW from the coding sequence ATGCGCGGCTGGCTGGCAGGAGGCCTGACTGGCGTCAGCGTGTTGTTGGCCGCTCCTTTGGGGGCAGTGACTACCAGTACCTTCACGGTGACGGCGCAGGTTGTCGCCGGGTGCCTGGTGGTGGGGGGTGTCACCAGCTACGGCACGCTCGATTATGGCTCGCAGTCGGCGCTGTCCACGGGGCTGCTCAGCACATCGCTGGGTGGTTCTACCGTGACGTTCCAGTGCACGCCTGGCGTGGCCATGAGCATGAGCCTGGACGGCGGGCAAAACAGTGCCAGTGGCACACGCAACCTGAAGCGCACCAGTGGCACGCAAGTGCTGGCCTACCAGTTGTACCGGGACGCCGCCTATAGCCAGGCCTTGGGGATCGGTCAGAGCGTGGCGGTGAGCTATTCCGACCCGACGGCGATCAAGCTACCGGTGTACGGGCGGGTTCAGCTGACCGGCACGCAGCCGGCAGGGACCTACACCGATGTGGTGCAAGTGACGGTGACCTGGTAA
- a CDS encoding fimbrial biogenesis chaperone: MRAGAKWTRGLTGLLSLASLPAWAATSVLIWPIDPVLEADQKAGALWLENRGTAPANLQVRVFAWRQGDYQEQFQAQREIIGSPPVANIAPGQKQLIRLTRTGPSPAGQEQAYRIIIDEIPPAIPVDKAEPGATAAIRLQMRYSVPLFVYGEGLWGKADPDGRRNAEGVGKPQLSWRPVTVQGKPYIELRNTGPVHARLTDVVVQQGSQSKPLAEGLLGYVLPGASMRWPAPVASGNGSVLKGRVNGQHSADAIRQGQ; this comes from the coding sequence ATGCGGGCAGGCGCGAAGTGGACGCGTGGATTGACTGGATTATTGTCGCTGGCAAGCCTGCCGGCCTGGGCGGCCACTTCGGTGCTGATCTGGCCGATCGACCCGGTGCTGGAGGCCGACCAGAAGGCAGGTGCGTTGTGGCTGGAAAACCGCGGCACTGCGCCGGCAAACCTGCAGGTGCGGGTATTCGCCTGGCGCCAGGGTGATTACCAGGAGCAGTTCCAGGCGCAGCGCGAGATTATCGGCAGCCCGCCGGTCGCCAACATTGCACCCGGGCAGAAGCAACTGATCCGCCTGACCCGTACCGGCCCTTCACCCGCCGGCCAGGAGCAGGCCTACCGCATCATCATCGACGAGATTCCGCCCGCCATCCCGGTCGACAAGGCCGAGCCCGGCGCGACGGCGGCCATTCGATTGCAGATGCGCTATTCGGTGCCGCTGTTCGTCTATGGCGAAGGGCTGTGGGGCAAGGCCGACCCTGACGGCAGACGCAATGCCGAGGGCGTGGGCAAGCCGCAGCTCAGTTGGCGCCCGGTGACGGTGCAGGGCAAGCCCTACATTGAACTGCGTAACACGGGCCCGGTACATGCGCGGCTGACCGATGTGGTCGTGCAGCAAGGCAGCCAGAGCAAGCCACTGGCTGAAGGCCTGCTGGGTTATGTGCTGCCGGGGGCAAGCATGCGCTGGCCGGCTCCCGTGGCATCCGGCAACGGCAGCGTGCTCAAGGGCAGGGTCAATGGTCAACACTCGGCGGACGCCATCCGCCAAGGCCAATGA
- a CDS encoding ATP-binding protein — MTADNSLADAMERCAQEPIQVPGSIQPHGFLLVLDATDLRVLQASENVEHWLGLPARELIGCHFADLVHEGFDLHAHLTRLPEDEVFPFHIGDVRLRQGAPISALLHMLVHCHDQVLIAEFEPPRLPADLVGQGDYYPLVRSFVASLQVASSIEDLLQQTVLQLKRITGFGRVKAYRFDAEGNGQVLAEVVDPGYPSYAGLCFPAADIPRQARELYRVNRIRVIEDANYQPSPLLPATNPRTGKPLDMSFAALRSVSPVHLQYMRNMGTLASMSLSIVVDGQLWGLISCHHQQPRPVDLRTRTACELLASVLSLQIESRESHASTRKLLTLRQHIVRMISSMADHDSVSDGLRDLPEVLLAFADAQGAAVISAERCDLIGQTPPEAQVTALVHWLGQRDEDKVFHSDNLRRDITELPELANHAGGVLAVAISQIHSHYLLWFRPEQIRTVNWAGQPTKQVGPQGNLDPRHSFERWQEEQRGYSQAWDPLVIEGVIELRAAVLGIVLRKAEELAQLAGELRRSNKELEAFSYSVSHDLRAPLRHIAGYTELLGEIEGQGLSERGKRFLQHIGEAAHFAGSLVDNLLNFSQMGRSALRLSDVDLNALVEAIRSELAPDYEGRAIVWDIAPLPKVIGDPAFINMALHNLIANAIKYTRGRTPARIEISAVQHPEETEVCIRDNGVGFDMAYANKLFGVFQRLHRMEDFEGTGIGLASVRRIIERHDGRVWATGQVDQGASFHFTLPRNTAT, encoded by the coding sequence ATGACTGCAGACAACTCACTGGCAGACGCCATGGAGCGCTGTGCCCAGGAACCGATCCAGGTTCCGGGCAGCATCCAGCCTCACGGCTTTCTGCTGGTGCTGGATGCCACCGACCTGCGTGTGCTGCAGGCCAGTGAAAATGTCGAGCACTGGTTGGGCTTGCCAGCCCGCGAACTGATCGGTTGCCACTTCGCCGACCTGGTTCACGAGGGCTTTGACCTGCACGCGCACCTGACACGGCTTCCCGAAGATGAAGTCTTCCCCTTCCACATTGGCGACGTGCGCTTGCGCCAGGGCGCCCCCATCAGTGCCCTGCTGCACATGCTGGTCCATTGCCACGATCAGGTACTGATTGCCGAGTTCGAACCGCCCCGCCTGCCAGCAGACCTGGTCGGGCAAGGCGACTATTACCCGTTGGTGCGCAGCTTTGTCGCCAGTCTGCAAGTGGCCAGCAGTATCGAAGACCTGCTGCAGCAAACGGTGTTGCAGCTCAAGCGGATCACCGGCTTTGGGCGGGTCAAAGCCTACCGTTTCGATGCCGAAGGCAATGGCCAGGTGCTGGCCGAGGTAGTCGACCCCGGCTACCCCAGCTACGCAGGCCTGTGTTTCCCGGCTGCAGACATCCCGCGCCAGGCGCGCGAGCTGTACCGGGTCAACCGTATCCGCGTGATCGAAGATGCCAACTATCAGCCCTCGCCACTGCTGCCCGCTACCAACCCGCGCACCGGCAAGCCGCTGGACATGAGTTTTGCTGCGCTGCGTAGCGTATCGCCCGTGCACCTGCAGTACATGCGCAACATGGGCACGCTGGCTTCGATGTCGCTGTCGATCGTGGTTGACGGCCAGCTGTGGGGGCTGATTTCCTGCCACCATCAACAGCCACGCCCGGTGGACCTGCGCACCCGCACGGCCTGCGAGCTGTTGGCCAGCGTGCTGTCGCTGCAGATAGAGTCCCGCGAGTCCCATGCCAGTACGCGCAAGCTGTTGACGCTGCGCCAGCACATCGTACGCATGATCTCGTCCATGGCCGACCACGACAGCGTAAGTGACGGCCTGCGCGACCTGCCTGAAGTGCTGCTGGCCTTCGCCGACGCGCAGGGCGCGGCAGTGATCTCGGCCGAGCGCTGTGACCTGATCGGCCAGACCCCGCCTGAAGCCCAGGTGACGGCGCTGGTGCACTGGCTAGGCCAACGTGACGAAGACAAGGTATTCCATAGCGACAACCTGCGCCGCGACATCACTGAGCTGCCCGAGCTGGCAAACCATGCTGGCGGGGTGCTGGCGGTGGCCATCTCGCAGATCCACTCGCACTACCTGCTGTGGTTCCGCCCCGAGCAGATACGCACGGTCAACTGGGCCGGCCAGCCGACCAAGCAGGTCGGGCCACAGGGCAACCTCGACCCGCGGCACAGTTTTGAACGCTGGCAGGAAGAACAGCGCGGCTATAGCCAGGCGTGGGACCCGCTGGTGATCGAGGGCGTGATAGAGTTGCGCGCCGCGGTACTGGGCATTGTCCTGCGCAAGGCCGAAGAACTGGCACAACTGGCTGGCGAATTGCGCCGTTCCAACAAGGAGCTCGAAGCGTTTTCCTACAGTGTTTCCCACGACCTGCGCGCCCCGCTGCGGCACATCGCCGGCTATACCGAACTGCTTGGCGAGATCGAAGGCCAAGGCTTGAGCGAACGCGGCAAGCGCTTCCTCCAGCATATCGGTGAGGCGGCGCACTTTGCCGGCAGCCTGGTCGACAACCTGCTCAACTTCTCGCAGATGGGCCGCTCGGCCTTGCGCCTGTCCGATGTCGACCTCAACGCCCTGGTCGAGGCCATTCGCAGCGAGCTGGCCCCCGATTACGAAGGTCGCGCAATCGTTTGGGACATCGCCCCGCTGCCCAAGGTGATCGGCGACCCGGCATTCATCAACATGGCCTTGCACAACCTGATAGCCAATGCCATCAAGTACACTCGCGGCCGTACGCCTGCTCGCATCGAGATCAGTGCCGTACAGCACCCTGAAGAAACCGAGGTCTGCATCCGCGACAATGGCGTGGGCTTCGACATGGCCTACGCCAACAAGCTGTTCGGCGTCTTCCAGCGCCTGCACCGCATGGAAGATTTCGAAGGCACCGGCATTGGCCTGGCGAGTGTACGCCGCATCATCGAGCGCCACGACGGTCGAGTCTGGGCCACTGGCCAGGTCGACCAAGGCGCCAGCTTCCACTTCACCCTACCCCGAAACACTGCTACCTGA
- a CDS encoding Csu type fimbrial protein, whose amino-acid sequence MSRTSILLLTLGPLLVPGGAVHGSTTGFIQARLVISASCQISSNETQPAVLGDPGVLDFGERGPNWDQPLRSQVDEVGGQGSLQISCTPEVRAFNVRINGGLNGDDGIRRLSNGRELIPYQLAVDPGGNSRYGVGQARAFTISSSQQVPIPIYGVVVAQPRALPAGLYRDTLRVTLDW is encoded by the coding sequence ATGAGCCGCACTTCGATCCTGTTGCTCACCCTCGGCCCGCTGCTGGTCCCCGGCGGTGCGGTGCATGGCAGCACCACCGGTTTCATCCAGGCGCGGCTGGTGATCAGCGCGTCTTGCCAGATCAGCAGCAACGAGACGCAACCGGCCGTGCTGGGTGACCCAGGCGTACTGGACTTTGGCGAGCGCGGTCCGAACTGGGACCAGCCGTTGCGCAGCCAGGTGGACGAAGTGGGCGGTCAGGGTAGCCTGCAGATCAGTTGCACGCCTGAGGTTCGGGCCTTCAACGTGCGTATCAATGGTGGCCTCAATGGCGATGATGGCATTCGCCGCTTGAGCAACGGCCGTGAACTGATTCCATACCAGCTGGCGGTTGACCCAGGCGGCAACAGCCGCTACGGCGTCGGCCAGGCACGGGCCTTCACCATTAGCAGCAGCCAGCAAGTACCGATTCCCATCTACGGTGTGGTAGTGGCGCAACCGCGTGCGCTGCCGGCCGGGCTTTACCGCGACACCCTCAGAGTGACCCTGGACTGGTAA
- a CDS encoding Csu type fimbrial protein — translation MRTNLSYCVLAGLGLALASQAQAATVTGSISSTLTLTAACQVNGTSGTSGLDFGALDFGTEDALFVTADAQVLGGGGGAMSILCSAGTVPVIKVSAGLHDGQSSGGTRALADGSGNFVPYDLYTDAGRTALLAVDDTITLPTSTGAAQTVNLYGKAVGKPGLPAGVYSDTISVELSF, via the coding sequence ATGCGAACGAACCTTTCATATTGCGTCCTCGCAGGCCTGGGCCTGGCGTTGGCTTCCCAGGCCCAGGCGGCCACGGTGACAGGGAGTATCAGCTCGACCCTGACGCTGACTGCGGCCTGCCAGGTCAATGGCACGTCGGGCACGTCGGGGCTTGACTTCGGTGCCCTGGACTTCGGCACCGAGGATGCCTTGTTCGTCACCGCCGATGCCCAGGTGCTGGGAGGCGGGGGAGGCGCCATGAGCATCCTGTGCTCTGCAGGTACGGTACCTGTGATCAAAGTGAGTGCAGGCCTGCATGATGGCCAGTCGAGCGGTGGCACCCGTGCGCTCGCCGATGGTTCTGGCAACTTTGTACCGTACGACCTCTATACCGACGCGGGGCGTACGGCGCTGCTGGCGGTCGACGACACCATCACCCTGCCGACCAGTACCGGCGCCGCTCAGACGGTCAACCTTTATGGCAAGGCCGTCGGCAAGCCGGGCCTGCCCGCAGGGGTGTACAGCGACACGATCTCGGTCGAGCTGTCGTTCTGA
- a CDS encoding response regulator, which translates to MLKPILLVEDNPRDLELTLLALERSQLANEVIVLRDGADALDYLLRRNAYAERDDGNPAVLLLDLKLPKVDGLEVLKEVRATAELRSIPTVMLTSSREEPDLLRAYELGVNAYVVKPVEFKEFVTAISDLGVFWAVLNEPPPGSLRLNRRGSN; encoded by the coding sequence ATGCTCAAGCCCATTCTGCTGGTCGAAGACAACCCCCGAGACCTGGAGCTGACCCTGCTGGCCCTGGAGCGCAGCCAGTTGGCCAACGAGGTCATCGTGCTGCGTGACGGCGCCGATGCCCTCGACTACTTGCTGCGCCGCAACGCCTATGCCGAGCGCGATGACGGCAACCCTGCCGTGCTGTTACTCGACCTGAAACTGCCCAAGGTCGACGGCCTGGAAGTGCTCAAGGAAGTGCGCGCCACCGCAGAGCTGCGCAGCATCCCCACCGTGATGCTCACCTCGTCGCGCGAAGAGCCCGACCTGTTGCGTGCCTACGAGCTGGGGGTAAACGCTTATGTGGTCAAACCCGTGGAGTTCAAGGAATTCGTCACCGCCATCTCCGACCTCGGGGTATTCTGGGCAGTGCTAAACGAACCGCCACCCGGCTCACTGCGACTGAACCGTCGCGGTAGCAACTGA
- a CDS encoding Csu type fimbrial protein translates to MTERMLAALFGLLFSGSTVAADFLVEVRVLVQRGCMLVNQTRDAGAQALGRIDLGATARLDGPGAPLSGVLLSQRPPRLECNPDTPYQVRVDGGQHGGIGELRYLASDDHLARPIPYRLYRDAAWREPLAVGVAQSARVPGSGSVELPLYARIDKLAWVPDAGVYADLLKVTVTW, encoded by the coding sequence GTGACGGAGCGCATGCTGGCCGCGCTGTTCGGCCTGTTGTTCAGCGGCAGTACCGTGGCGGCGGATTTTCTCGTGGAAGTGCGGGTACTGGTGCAGCGTGGCTGCATGCTGGTCAACCAGACCCGCGATGCGGGAGCTCAGGCCCTGGGACGTATCGACCTAGGGGCGACGGCGCGCCTGGATGGCCCTGGCGCGCCCTTGAGTGGTGTGCTGTTGAGCCAGCGTCCGCCGCGCCTGGAGTGCAACCCGGATACGCCCTATCAGGTGCGCGTCGATGGTGGCCAGCATGGTGGCATCGGCGAACTGCGCTACCTGGCCAGCGACGATCACCTGGCGCGGCCCATTCCTTACCGCTTGTACCGTGACGCTGCCTGGCGTGAGCCGCTGGCAGTGGGGGTAGCCCAATCGGCGCGTGTACCGGGCAGCGGTTCGGTTGAATTGCCGTTGTATGCGCGTATCGACAAATTGGCCTGGGTGCCGGATGCAGGGGTTTATGCCGACCTGCTGAAAGTCACCGTCACCTGGTAG
- a CDS encoding hybrid sensor histidine kinase/response regulator: MQQTPLKLLMVEDSSMDAELTLMRLERSGLHVQSQLVFDHAGVEHALRQARYDLILCDCVLPGSSGTEVLAIAQRLAPDIPFIFLSGIYGEEHAVEMIRLGATDYVLKKNLPLLPKAVRRALSEVQERQRRRRAEEALADVEARARIAIDAAGMGTWDLRPQEGLLLWDDRCKTLFGVPTSTEMSLEVFYAGIYPDDLPLVREAVEHAMRPESDGHYRVEFRIAQPNGLEPRWLLSSGQSQFVDDQCVRFSGVLQDIHAQRQATQALRQLNEMLGERVERRTRERDRAWELSQDLLAVLNKDLTPVALNPAWEASLGFSRERLSQSSLLHLLPEHDQEQLLTELAALAHGRTSARFVGRILHAGGQQRWLSWVVVPEDTLLYVVARDITSEREAALSLADANARLREQINERERIEAALQQMQRLEAVGQLTAGVAHDFNNLLTVILTGASFLERDLAKADLDKARTRLTHIREAGERGAKLTSQLLAFSRRQRLEPVPLNLNRTLAGLEELLRRTLGGNISVRLDLDLALWQALTDPTQTEMIILNLAINARDAMSDGGQLTLTTRNTLIDKRPQRPEDPDPGEYVMLSIRDTGCGMSEEVLAKVFEPFFTTKDIGKGSGLGLAQVFGFAKQSGGGVRIDTTLGRGTEVAVYLPAVKEEMVNEPVPAVLSQSISESGHNRTVLLVDDDHLVRDMLGDVLRQYGYQVRQAHSGEQALALLDDDIDLLLTDFAIPEFNGAQLALAARERYPRLPVVFLTGYAELQGLELPGSLVIQKPVQADELARALNEMLGISG, from the coding sequence ATGCAGCAAACGCCGTTGAAACTACTGATGGTCGAAGACAGCTCGATGGACGCTGAGCTTACCCTGATGCGCCTGGAGCGCAGCGGGCTGCATGTGCAGTCGCAGCTGGTGTTCGACCATGCGGGTGTCGAACATGCCCTGCGCCAGGCCCGCTACGACCTGATCCTGTGTGACTGCGTGCTACCAGGCTCGTCCGGCACAGAAGTGCTGGCCATCGCCCAACGCCTGGCACCCGACATCCCGTTCATATTCCTGTCCGGCATTTATGGCGAAGAGCACGCGGTGGAAATGATCCGCCTGGGCGCGACCGACTATGTGCTGAAGAAGAACCTGCCACTGCTGCCCAAAGCCGTGCGCCGGGCCCTGAGCGAAGTACAGGAACGCCAGCGCCGTCGCCGCGCCGAAGAGGCCTTGGCGGACGTCGAAGCACGTGCCCGCATCGCCATCGACGCCGCCGGCATGGGCACCTGGGACCTGCGCCCGCAAGAGGGCCTGTTGCTGTGGGATGACCGCTGCAAGACCTTGTTCGGCGTGCCCACCAGCACCGAAATGAGCCTTGAAGTGTTCTACGCCGGCATCTACCCCGACGACCTGCCACTGGTGCGCGAGGCGGTGGAACATGCCATGCGCCCGGAAAGTGACGGTCATTACCGCGTGGAGTTTCGGATCGCGCAACCCAATGGCCTGGAACCCCGCTGGTTGCTGAGCAGCGGCCAAAGCCAGTTCGTCGATGATCAGTGCGTTCGCTTCTCAGGCGTACTGCAGGACATCCACGCGCAACGCCAGGCCACCCAGGCGCTGCGTCAGCTGAACGAGATGCTTGGCGAGCGGGTCGAGCGCCGTACCCGCGAACGCGATCGTGCCTGGGAGCTGTCGCAAGATTTGCTGGCCGTGCTGAACAAAGACCTGACCCCGGTCGCACTGAACCCCGCCTGGGAAGCCAGCCTGGGCTTCTCACGCGAACGCCTGAGCCAGTCCTCCTTGCTGCACCTGCTGCCTGAGCACGACCAGGAACAGTTACTCACCGAACTGGCCGCCCTCGCCCATGGCCGCACCAGCGCGCGCTTTGTCGGCCGCATCCTGCATGCCGGCGGCCAACAGCGCTGGCTGTCGTGGGTGGTGGTGCCGGAGGACACCTTGCTGTACGTGGTGGCACGCGACATCACCAGCGAGCGCGAAGCCGCCCTGAGCCTGGCAGACGCCAACGCGCGGCTGCGCGAACAGATCAACGAGCGCGAGCGCATCGAGGCCGCTCTGCAGCAGATGCAGCGGCTGGAAGCGGTTGGGCAACTAACGGCTGGCGTGGCGCATGACTTCAATAACCTGCTGACGGTGATACTCACCGGTGCCAGCTTTCTGGAGCGCGATCTGGCCAAGGCCGACCTGGACAAGGCCCGCACTCGCCTCACCCATATCCGCGAAGCGGGCGAGCGTGGTGCCAAGCTGACCTCGCAGTTGCTGGCCTTCTCCCGCCGCCAGCGTCTGGAGCCGGTGCCGCTGAACCTCAACCGTACCCTGGCCGGCCTGGAAGAGCTGCTGCGCCGCACGCTGGGTGGCAACATCTCGGTACGGCTGGACCTTGACCTGGCCCTGTGGCAGGCACTGACCGACCCCACCCAGACCGAGATGATCATCCTCAACCTTGCGATCAATGCCCGCGATGCCATGTCCGACGGCGGCCAGCTGACCCTGACAACGCGCAACACCCTTATCGACAAGCGCCCGCAACGTCCGGAAGACCCGGACCCGGGCGAGTACGTGATGCTAAGCATCCGCGATACGGGTTGCGGCATGAGCGAAGAGGTGCTGGCCAAGGTATTCGAGCCTTTCTTTACCACCAAGGACATCGGCAAAGGTTCGGGCCTTGGCCTGGCCCAGGTGTTCGGCTTCGCCAAGCAGTCCGGTGGCGGCGTGCGCATCGACACCACACTCGGTCGCGGTACCGAAGTGGCGGTATACCTGCCGGCGGTAAAAGAGGAGATGGTGAACGAACCCGTGCCAGCAGTGCTCAGTCAGTCGATCAGCGAAAGCGGCCATAACCGCACGGTACTGCTGGTGGACGACGACCACCTGGTGCGCGACATGCTAGGCGATGTGTTACGCCAATACGGCTACCAGGTGCGCCAGGCGCACAGCGGCGAGCAGGCATTGGCCTTGCTGGATGACGACATTGACCTGCTGCTGACTGATTTCGCCATTCCCGAGTTCAATGGTGCACAACTGGCGCTGGCTGCCCGCGAACGGTATCCCCGCCTGCCGGTGGTGTTTCTTACCGGTTATGCGGAGTTGCAGGGGCTGGAACTGCCGGGCAGCCTGGTGATC